The Amycolatopsis jiangsuensis nucleotide sequence AACTGCACGCTGTTGATCCGCGACATCGGGATGTCGATCCCGGTGCGCTTCAGCACGCCTTCGCGGGCGATCAGCCGGTCGGTGGTCACGATGAAGTGCGTGGTGCGCCAGCGGACCAGCGGCGCGAGGAACAGCCACACCACGAGCACCAGCGCCACCACCCCGATGGCGATCATGGCCACGTTGTTCCACGGCGCCGGCGCGTCCGGCGCCAGGGTGAGCAGCCAGATCGCCGCGGCCACGGTGATCACGAACGCCACGAACGGGAAGATCAGCATCTTGAAGTGCGGGTGGCTGTGCACCACCACGTGCTCGTTCTGGCTGAGCAGATCGTCCGGATAGGCCACCGCGTGACGCTCCCCTGGTGTGTGCCGGTGCTGGTGGAACCACCGTACCGGCGCGGGCACCGGACGGACGCCGCGGACACCGGTTCGGGCCGGGCACCGCGGCGAGGTGGCGGAGGCGCAGCGTCTAGAGCGGGCGCACGTGGACCACGTCACCGGCGAACACGGTGAGCCGCCGTCCGTCCGGCACGTCCACCTGGAGCTGGCCGGCACCGTCGAGGTCGGCGGCCCGGCCGGTGAGCTCGGAGCCGTCCGGCAGCTGCACCCGCACGTCGAGCCCGAGTGTCGAACAGCGCGCCCGGTAGTCGGCGAGCAGCCCGGCCGCCGTCAGGTCACCGCCTGCCTGGCGCCAGCGTCGCTCCAGTTCGTCGAACCGGGTGAGCAGGGCGAGCGCGATCTCGGTGCGGTCGGTCGTCGTCGCGCCCTGTTCGGCCAGCGAGGTCGCGGGCAGGCCGCCCGGTCCGGCCGGCACGTCGCCGAGCGGCAGCACGTTGAGCCCGATGCCCAGTACCACGCCGGCCCCGTCCCCGCCGACCGCCTCGGCCAGGATTCCGGCGCACTTCGCCCGTTCCGGCCCGGCGAGCATGTCGTTGGGCCACTTGAGCACGGCGTCCACCCCGACCTCGGTGGCGACCGCGTGCGCCGCGAGCCCGGCGACCACCGAAAGGGAGCCGAGCGCGGCGAACGCCACGCCGGCCGGGCGCAGCGCGACGCTCAGGTACAGCCCGGCGCCCTTCGGCGAACTCCAGCTCCGGGCCCGGCGGCCGACGCCGGCCGTCTGCTGCTCGGCGAGCAGCACGGTCCGGTCCGCGGCACCGTTCTCCAGGGCTGCCCGCAGGTCGGCGTTGGTGGATCCGGTCGTTTCGACGACGTCCACCCGGGCGTACCGGCCGGTGAGACCCGCGCGCAGCCGTGCCGCGTCCAGTTCAGCCATGCGCCCACCATATGAGAGTCCCCCTAACGTGCAAGCCACTCACTCGTTGGAGAGAGGTGCGCTCTTCTAGATTGGACGCCGTGACCCCGCCGCCGGCTGACTCCAGCACGCCCGAGACCACGCCCGAAAGCAAGCCCAGGCCGTCATGGGCCCGGGGCGCGCTGCACCGTGGCCTGGTGGCGTTGCCTCTGGTGGCCGGGCTGGTCGCGGCCGGCTGGATCGTGGCCGACCGCGGTGCGCCGGCCACTCCGGCACCGGCCGCGGACACTGCCGTCGAACCGGTCCCGAGCGGGCCGTCCGTGCTCCAGGCCAGCGCCCCCGTGCGCGCGCAGGAGCCGGCGCAGGGCGCGGCGGGCAGCGGTGGTGAGTCGCCGCTGCAACAGTGGGCGGACTCGCTCGCCGGACCGCTGGGCATCCCGGCTCCGGCGCTGCTGGGTTACGCGAACGGCGAGCTGGCGTTGCGGGCCGAGGATCCCGGCTGTCACCTGTCCTGGGTCACGCTGGCCGGGGTCGGGGAGGCGGGCACCGACCACGGCCGCCGCGAAGGCACGCTGATGGGGCTGTCCACGGCACAGTGGAAGAAGTACGGCGGGAAGATCAGCGGCATCGCCGAGCCCGCGCTGACCGATCCGTCCTCCGCCGCGGTCGCCGCGGGCCGTGCGCTGTGTGCGGGTGCCGGCGACCTCACCGCGGGCAACGGCTGGTGGAAGGCGATGGCCGGCTACCAGCACGGCGGCGACATGGAGCTGTTCCGGCAGCGGGTCCTCGGCTACGCGCAGCTGTACGCCACGCTCTCCCTCGACCCGGAGAAGTCCGGCAGCCCCGCGGTCGGTGCCACCCGGTTCGCGCTGGGCCAGCTGGGCCTGCCCTACGTGTGGGGCGGCAACGGCCCGGACGCCGGCGCCGCAGGCTTCGACTGTTCCGGCCTCACCAAGGCGTCCTACGAAAGCGCGGGCGTCACCCTGCCGCGGACCGCGGACAGCCAGTTCCGTGCGCTGCCACCGGTCGCGGGGGGCGCCGAACCACAGCTGGGCGACCTGGTGTTCTACGGCAGTCCGGGTACCCGCATCCACCACGTGGGCCTCTACCTCGGCAACGGCCTGATGATCAACGCACCGACCGAGGGCCAGGCCATCCAGATCCACACCTTCCACACCCCCGGCGACGATTACGCCGGAGCCGGGCACCCGGGCTGACGCGGGCCATGGCGAACCCGCCGGCGGAAGCCGTTTCGCGCCGGGGTCTGCCGCAGCTGCCTCAGTGCGTGGAGAGGTACACCTTCGCCAGGTGGCCCTTGCCGAGGTTCCAGTCGAAGCTGTTGGCCGTGCGCCGGCCGCAGGCCGACCGTGTCGCGCCCGTGCCGTCCGGGTTGGTGGCCGTCACCCGGGGCGCACTTGCCGTCCGCCCGCGTGTCCTTGACGTCGCCCCGGACGTGCACCTTGCCGCTTCCACAGGTGACGTCCCATTCGGCGTAGCCACCGGGCACGGTGACCTCGTTGCCGGTGTCCGGGCAGGCGCCCAGCACGGCCGGTGTTCCCGGTGTCGCTGCCGCCGGCGGCGATGGCCGTTCGCCCGGTGATCCCCAGTGAACGCTTTCGCCATGGCGAACCCGCGACAAATTCCGTTGCCTCGTGATCCGGCCGCGGCGTAGCCTCGGGCCATGATCACCGGGACGGCTGGACGCCTTGCACGGGAAGGCGACCCGGTGGAGGGCTGATCGCGGTACGGGCTCGTGGCCCGCCGGGAAGCGCGTGAGTATCCGCACTTCTCCGCCACGCAACCCGAAAGCGAGTACCGCCGGATGAGCATCAGCTTCAACCACACCATCATCGCCGCCAAGGACCGCGCCGAGTCGGCGAAGTTCTTCCGCACGCTGTTCGAAGTGCCGGAAGCGCCGTCCTGGGGACCGTTCACCAACGTGCAGCTCCCCGACGGGGTGCTGCTGCAGTTCGCCGAACCGCCGGTGGAGATCCAGATGCAGCACTACGCCTTCCTGGTCGACGACGAACTGTTCGACCGCGCGTACCGCCGGCTGTGCGACACCGGCGTCGAACACTGGGCCGACCCGCAGATGACGCGCCCCGGCGAAACCAACACCGGGCACGGTGGCCGCGGCGTGTACTTCAAGGACCCGGCCGGGCACGCGTTCGAGATGATCACGCGGCCCTATCTGTAGCCGCCGGAGCCGCCGGTCGGGTGCAGCCCGCGAACCCGTCACGTCGGGCCACGGCTTCGCGGGCTGCCTCACGGCGTCCAGTCGCCGGGGCGGTTCGCGGGCTGCCCCACGGCCGCCAGTCGTCGGGGCGGTTCGCGGGCTATTCCCGCGGCGTCCACACCCCCGGCCCGGTTTCGCAGGCCACCCTGCGATGCTTCAGAACGCAGATTCCCAGGCGTCCACGCTCGCCGCGGCACCGAGCCGCCGTTACCGGGCGGCGTTTGTCGCTGCTCGCTCCGCCGAGGCGACCCAGTGCTTCGCGCCGGCGCGGCGGGCCACTTCGGCGGCTTGCCGGTAGTGCGCGGTGGCCGGGCGGTCCAGCATCGTCGCCAGGTCGCCCAGGAAGTGCGCGACCGGTCCCAGCGTGACGAAACCCGAACCGGCGCCGGCGAGTTCGTCAGCGGCCGGGGTGAGCAGTGCGTACCGTCGCGCTGCTTCGGCGCGGGTGTCCGGAATGGTCGAACACGCACTGAGTTCCAGGAACAGGTCCGGACGTTCCGCTATCGGATCCACTGTGGACGGACGGCCGTGCTGGCGGTACAGGCATTGCCGGGCCAGTTCCGGCATACCCGGTGTCAGGCCGGGCATCTCGCTGCCGGCCAGCCGCACCGCGGCGCTGCGGTAGGCGGCCTCCGCGGCGGCGAGCGGGCCGGTCACGGCCAGCCGCAGCGCGCGGTACCACTCGGTGAACACCGCGACCAGCGGCAACCGGTACTGCTCGCCCAGCCGGTCGGCGGCGGCCGCGTGCTCGTCGGCCGCGGCGAAGTCCGCCAGCGCCGAGCGTGCCTGCACGAGCACCAGGTGGCCGAGCACCTCGAAGGTCACCAACCGGTGCCGCCCGGCCGATTCGACCAGTTCCGCGCCGATCCGCCCGCGCTCGGGCGCCAGCCCGGCACGGGTGAACGACTGCGTCCAGCGCGCGTTCAACGCCAGCGCCAGCAACGCCGGATCCCCGGACGCCCGCGCCAGTTCTTCCGCCTCCGCCGCCGCGGCGTGCGCGTGGGCACCGCCGGCACTGCGCAGCTCCAGCGCGATCGTCGCCAGCAGCCGGGCACGCACCGACGGGTCCGTCTCGGCTTCCAGCACCCGTCCGGCCGCGTCGGCGATCCGCCGGGCCAACGCGGGGTCGTCGTTGTCGGTCCAGACCCCCGGCACGTCGAACGCGGTCAGCACCCGTCTGGTCGACGCGAGGTCGGCGCCGGCGAGGTCGAGGGCTTCGCCGCGGTACCGGCGTGCCGCGGCGAGCGAGCCCGTGATCGCGGTGGTCCGCGCCAGCCCCATCAGCACTTCGGCGGTACGCGGTCCCTGCGCCAGTGCCGCCTCCCCGAGCCGGACTGCTTCGTGCGGCGCGAAGTCCCGTTCGGCACGTTCTGCGGCCACTCGTGCGTAGCCGACGCCACGGTCGTCGCCCGCACGGAGAAAGTGGTGTGCCAGCAGGGAAACATCGCCAGGACGTCGACGCACCAGCGCCTCACCCACCGAAAGATGCAGCTGCCGCCGTTGGGTCATCGGGATGTTCTCGTACACCGCGTCCCGGACCAGCGCGTGCGCGAAGCGGAACCGCCGAGGACCGTTCGTCACCAGGAATCCGGCGTTCACCGCGATCTCCAACTCCGCTGTCACGTCGCCGAGCAGCCCGGGATCGAGGTCGGCTCCCACCACGGCCGCCTTGCGCAACACAGCCCGAACGTCGTCGGACACCCCGTCGAGCCGGTGCCGCACGACGTCGCGGACTCCGTCCGGCAGATCGCCCCGGACGTCACGTACTCGCATGAGTTCCTTGACGAAGAAAGGATTTCCCCCGGTACGACGGTGAATCACCTGCGCGCCGTCCTTGCCGGCGAGCTCTGCGACTGCGGCCACGGAAAGCCCATTCAGGTACAGCCGCACCGGGTCGGCACGCGCGAGCCGGCCGAGGGCAGCGGAAAGTGCCGCGGACACGTCCGTGGTCCGGTAAGTCGCGACAACCAGTACCGGCATCGGTTCGGCGACCACGGCGGTGAGCAATGACAGCGTCTCCTCGCCTGCCCAGTGCAGATCCTCGAGCACCAGGAGCAGCGGACCGCGTCGCGCGACGTCCGCGAGCCGCGCCACCACCGCCTGCTGCCAGTGGAATCGCGCCACCGCTGGGTCGGTGGCCCGTTCCCGTGGCGGAACCGGCTGGCCCAGAGTGTGCAGAATCCGCGTCCACGGCCAGGCCGGCGGCACCCCGGCGTCGTCCGGGTTCGTCCCGCACGCCGTGGTCCGGCCCAGCCGGGCGGCGAAGTCCGTCACCAGAGCGGATTTGCCCACGCCGGCCTCGCCGGACACCAGGATCAGCCGCGCGTGCCCGGCGGCCTCGGCGAGCGCGGCCAGCTCTTGGGCCCGCCCGGCGAGCCGTGCCCGGAGGGGAGACGGTGGTGTCAGTCCGGGCGCTTGCGCCAGCACGTCCCGTTCCAGCTGCCGCAACGCCGGACCGGGATCCACGCCGAGTTCCTCGGCCAGCACCGCACGGGCGCGTCGCAGCGCCGCCAGCGCGGCACCCTGCCG carries:
- a CDS encoding PH domain-containing protein; the encoded protein is MAYPDDLLSQNEHVVVHSHPHFKMLIFPFVAFVITVAAAIWLLTLAPDAPAPWNNVAMIAIGVVALVLVVWLFLAPLVRWRTTHFIVTTDRLIAREGVLKRTGIDIPMSRINSVQFEHGLLDRVFGCGTLIVESASDEPLKFDDIPRVEHVHTVIYREVNDNPYDDYQSESGYGPQQTEPLPPQRRAPRGRRR
- a CDS encoding biotin--[acetyl-CoA-carboxylase] ligase, producing the protein MAELDAARLRAGLTGRYARVDVVETTGSTNADLRAALENGAADRTVLLAEQQTAGVGRRARSWSSPKGAGLYLSVALRPAGVAFAALGSLSVVAGLAAHAVATEVGVDAVLKWPNDMLAGPERAKCAGILAEAVGGDGAGVVLGIGLNVLPLGDVPAGPGGLPATSLAEQGATTTDRTEIALALLTRFDELERRWRQAGGDLTAAGLLADYRARCSTLGLDVRVQLPDGSELTGRAADLDGAGQLQVDVPDGRRLTVFAGDVVHVRPL
- a CDS encoding C40 family peptidase, coding for MALPLVAGLVAAGWIVADRGAPATPAPAADTAVEPVPSGPSVLQASAPVRAQEPAQGAAGSGGESPLQQWADSLAGPLGIPAPALLGYANGELALRAEDPGCHLSWVTLAGVGEAGTDHGRREGTLMGLSTAQWKKYGGKISGIAEPALTDPSSAAVAAGRALCAGAGDLTAGNGWWKAMAGYQHGGDMELFRQRVLGYAQLYATLSLDPEKSGSPAVGATRFALGQLGLPYVWGGNGPDAGAAGFDCSGLTKASYESAGVTLPRTADSQFRALPPVAGGAEPQLGDLVFYGSPGTRIHHVGLYLGNGLMINAPTEGQAIQIHTFHTPGDDYAGAGHPG
- a CDS encoding VOC family protein, which codes for MSISFNHTIIAAKDRAESAKFFRTLFEVPEAPSWGPFTNVQLPDGVLLQFAEPPVEIQMQHYAFLVDDELFDRAYRRLCDTGVEHWADPQMTRPGETNTGHGGRGVYFKDPAGHAFEMITRPYL
- a CDS encoding BTAD domain-containing putative transcriptional regulator, whose amino-acid sequence is MDLSFSVLGPLAAHDPRGPVALPGPRHRAVLARLLVARGQVVSVDALVEALWGEPRAGAVGAVQTFVGALRRALEPDRPPRTPSALLVTEAPGYALRAAADQVDAWRFEAVLREDPFVERLDEALGWWRGEPYAEFAGESWVRGEISRLTELRLLALERRAAGLLELGRAAEVVPDLESHVDAQPLREEAWRLFVLALYRAGRQGAALAALRRARAVLAEELGVDPGPALRQLERDVLAQAPGLTPPSPLRARLAGRAQELAALAEAAGHARLILVSGEAGVGKSALVTDFAARLGRTTACGTNPDDAGVPPAWPWTRILHTLGQPVPPRERATDPAVARFHWQQAVVARLADVARRGPLLLVLEDLHWAGEETLSLLTAVVAEPMPVLVVATYRTTDVSAALSAALGRLARADPVRLYLNGLSVAAVAELAGKDGAQVIHRRTGGNPFFVKELMRVRDVRGDLPDGVRDVVRHRLDGVSDDVRAVLRKAAVVGADLDPGLLGDVTAELEIAVNAGFLVTNGPRRFRFAHALVRDAVYENIPMTQRRQLHLSVGEALVRRRPGDVSLLAHHFLRAGDDRGVGYARVAAERAERDFAPHEAVRLGEAALAQGPRTAEVLMGLARTTAITGSLAAARRYRGEALDLAGADLASTRRVLTAFDVPGVWTDNDDPALARRIADAAGRVLEAETDPSVRARLLATIALELRSAGGAHAHAAAAEAEELARASGDPALLALALNARWTQSFTRAGLAPERGRIGAELVESAGRHRLVTFEVLGHLVLVQARSALADFAAADEHAAAADRLGEQYRLPLVAVFTEWYRALRLAVTGPLAAAEAAYRSAAVRLAGSEMPGLTPGMPELARQCLYRQHGRPSTVDPIAERPDLFLELSACSTIPDTRAEAARRYALLTPAADELAGAGSGFVTLGPVAHFLGDLATMLDRPATAHYRQAAEVARRAGAKHWVASAERAATNAAR